Proteins encoded by one window of Halorubrum ruber:
- a CDS encoding ATP-binding protein, whose product MSEEEAIHVADVSEGIGGDATAEPGSPVELPVVDVLTGRSFITGKSGSGKSNTASVVIENLLSNGFPVMIVDTDGEYYGLKEEYEILHAGADDECDIVVSPEHAEKLANLALEQNVPIILDVSGYLEEETANELLLEVVKQLFAKEKRMKKPFLLVIEECHEYIPEGGGMDETGKMLIKVGKRGRKHGLGIVGISQRPADVKKDFITQCDWLCWHRLTWDNDTKVVGRILGSKYASAVEDLGDGEAFLMTDWDESIRRIQFHRKETFDAGATPGLDDFERPELKSVSSDLVGELESISDEKERRESEIADLKQELEKKDRRIADLERELEEARDLSDMADQFAQALLGKAEAPYRGGGGRAAGIPERADAARDGDDDQSVLKSYDEAVAATEKRAQEADESEAETATESSASAADGGAEVDDSGAADTNDSNGGAADADATNADAADAGAAGPAPESESSTPDDVDPVTRDDVAESALRFDDAIELGTREAVIEELRSRIEALPELSRGMLRHYRREGASDPVAAHIDAGGDGDSGHAYSRHRPIRRVGLIRHAGRGSYAYAVPDLVREAYADRLDEEQVAEIVRAVERVFVPPAELNYPPDADPSEVGDRPDDGVGLDADDDADADVTANGGSADPGTDAPDDADADIDEVEADESETATDPGLSDAARRFAERSER is encoded by the coding sequence ATGAGCGAGGAGGAGGCGATCCACGTCGCGGACGTCAGCGAGGGGATCGGCGGCGACGCGACGGCGGAACCCGGCTCTCCGGTCGAACTCCCGGTCGTCGACGTGCTCACCGGCCGGTCCTTCATCACGGGGAAGAGCGGGTCCGGGAAGAGCAACACCGCAAGTGTCGTGATAGAAAATCTGCTATCTAACGGATTTCCTGTCATGATCGTGGACACAGACGGTGAATATTACGGTTTAAAGGAAGAATATGAAATTCTTCACGCCGGCGCTGACGACGAGTGCGACATCGTTGTCTCCCCCGAACACGCGGAGAAGCTCGCCAACTTGGCCCTCGAACAGAACGTTCCGATCATCCTCGACGTCTCCGGGTACCTCGAAGAGGAGACGGCGAACGAGCTCCTCTTAGAGGTCGTCAAACAGCTGTTCGCGAAGGAGAAGCGGATGAAGAAGCCCTTCCTGCTCGTCATCGAGGAGTGCCACGAGTACATCCCCGAGGGCGGCGGGATGGACGAGACGGGGAAGATGCTGATCAAGGTAGGCAAGCGCGGCCGGAAACACGGCCTCGGCATCGTCGGGATCAGTCAGCGCCCGGCCGACGTGAAAAAGGACTTCATCACCCAGTGCGACTGGCTCTGCTGGCACCGGCTCACCTGGGACAACGACACGAAGGTCGTCGGGCGCATCCTCGGCTCGAAGTACGCGAGCGCGGTCGAGGACCTCGGCGACGGTGAGGCCTTTTTGATGACCGACTGGGACGAGTCGATCCGCCGGATCCAGTTCCACCGCAAGGAGACGTTCGACGCGGGCGCGACCCCCGGACTCGACGACTTCGAGCGCCCGGAGCTGAAGTCGGTCTCCAGCGACCTCGTCGGCGAGCTCGAGTCCATCTCCGACGAGAAGGAGCGCCGCGAGTCCGAGATCGCCGACCTCAAACAGGAGTTAGAGAAGAAGGACCGGCGGATCGCCGACCTCGAACGCGAGCTGGAGGAGGCCCGCGACCTGAGCGACATGGCCGACCAGTTCGCGCAGGCGCTGCTGGGCAAGGCAGAGGCGCCGTACCGCGGCGGCGGCGGTCGGGCCGCGGGCATCCCTGAGCGAGCCGACGCCGCCCGCGACGGTGACGACGACCAGTCCGTACTCAAGTCGTACGACGAGGCGGTCGCCGCGACCGAGAAGCGCGCGCAGGAGGCGGACGAATCGGAGGCCGAGACCGCAACCGAATCGAGCGCCTCGGCCGCCGACGGCGGCGCCGAGGTCGACGACAGCGGCGCCGCGGACACCAACGATTCGAACGGTGGCGCCGCGGACGCCGACGCCACGAATGCTGACGCCGCGGACGCCGGCGCCGCGGGGCCCGCCCCGGAATCCGAGTCGAGCACGCCCGACGACGTCGACCCGGTCACCCGCGACGACGTCGCCGAGAGCGCGCTCCGGTTCGACGACGCGATCGAACTCGGCACCCGAGAGGCCGTCATCGAGGAGCTCCGGTCGCGGATCGAGGCGCTCCCGGAGCTCTCGCGCGGGATGCTCCGCCACTACCGCCGAGAGGGCGCGAGCGACCCCGTCGCGGCCCACATCGACGCCGGCGGCGACGGCGACTCCGGCCACGCGTACAGCCGCCACCGGCCGATCCGGCGCGTGGGGCTCATCCGCCACGCCGGCCGTGGCAGCTACGCCTACGCGGTCCCGGACCTCGTCCGCGAGGCGTACGCCGACCGCCTCGACGAGGAACAGGTCGCCGAGATCGTCCGCGCCGTCGAGCGCGTCTTCGTCCCGCCCGCCGAGCTGAACTACCCGCCGGACGCCGACCCGTCCGAAGTCGGGGACCGACCGGATGACGGTGTGGGACTCGACGCCGACGACGACGCGGACGCCGACGTCACCGCCAACGGCGGAAGCGCCGACCCCGGTACCGACGCGCCGGACGACGCGGACGCCGACATCGACGAGGTCGAAGCCGACGAGAGCGAGACGGCGACCGATCCCGGCCTGAGCGACGCCGCGCGGCGGTTCGCGGAGCGGTCGGAGCGCTGA
- a CDS encoding DUF5518 domain-containing protein, with amino-acid sequence MDTENTLLNAVVGAIASAVLSFTGISPLLGGAVAGYLNGDDGLRVGALSGAIAAIPIVGLLLLALVILPFLGVFGFPLEVGLAAGGIVLVTALIVLGGVAYSVVLSALGGLLGVYVKNEL; translated from the coding sequence ATGGACACCGAGAACACCCTCCTCAACGCGGTGGTCGGCGCTATCGCGTCGGCCGTCCTCTCGTTCACCGGCATCTCACCGCTCCTCGGCGGCGCGGTCGCCGGGTATTTAAACGGCGACGACGGGCTGCGGGTCGGCGCGCTCTCCGGCGCGATCGCCGCGATCCCGATCGTCGGGCTGCTGCTGCTCGCGCTGGTTATCCTTCCGTTCCTGGGCGTCTTCGGGTTCCCGCTCGAAGTCGGCCTCGCGGCCGGGGGGATCGTCCTCGTCACGGCTCTCATCGTGTTGGGCGGCGTCGCTTACTCCGTGGTTCTGAGCGCGCTCGGCGGACTGCTGGGCGTGTACGTAAAAAACGAACTGTAA
- a CDS encoding tryptophan--tRNA ligase yields the protein MDEDTPEGATPAGGGRESDAAREAPAPPRTDGGTERADEPTEDVALDPWGSASVGDYADLFAEFGIEAFDEVADEVPDPHYLMRRGVIFGHREYDAVAEAMANDEPFAALSGFMPTGDPHIGHKLVFDEIIWHQRQGGDAFGLIADLEAHSARGMSWDEIDEHARNYLLSLLALGFDAEEGELYRQSDNRQVQDLGFELGSKANFSEFEAIYGFDGETNISHMQSVITQTADILYPQLVDEPKPTVIPVGPDQDPHVRLTRDLATRVRYFKVTEAFASFELDDDERRLVRAAYDALAAEASDSDADVRCEDAAAWLADYEPPESDRESVDLAAAKSTALDKLEAGGKEPLRPRVRFFDRNATDEAFEALIEAVDGEKRVFEGHVDAFDLTRSEAESVAREVEIDHDGFGFRQPSSIYHRFMTGLTGGKMSSSIPASHISLLDDPEDGYDKVKAATTGGRDTAEKQRELGGEADECPVYELYAYLLAGDDDELTKTVYSECVNGERLCGGCKEQAAELMREFLEDHQEKREEAEELLDDLDIDLDSDRRGTGGEH from the coding sequence ATGGACGAGGACACCCCCGAGGGGGCGACGCCGGCGGGCGGCGGGCGCGAGTCCGACGCCGCCCGCGAGGCGCCGGCGCCTCCCCGGACCGACGGCGGGACCGAGCGCGCGGACGAGCCGACCGAGGACGTCGCGCTCGACCCGTGGGGGTCGGCGTCGGTCGGGGACTACGCGGACCTGTTCGCCGAGTTCGGCATCGAGGCGTTCGACGAGGTCGCCGACGAGGTGCCGGACCCCCACTACCTGATGCGCCGCGGGGTCATCTTCGGGCACCGCGAGTACGACGCGGTCGCGGAGGCGATGGCGAACGACGAGCCGTTCGCGGCGCTGTCCGGGTTCATGCCCACCGGCGACCCGCACATCGGCCACAAGCTCGTGTTCGACGAGATCATTTGGCACCAACGGCAGGGCGGCGACGCGTTCGGCCTCATCGCCGACCTCGAGGCCCACTCCGCCCGCGGGATGTCGTGGGACGAGATCGACGAGCACGCCCGCAACTACCTCCTCTCGCTGCTCGCGCTCGGCTTCGACGCCGAGGAGGGTGAGCTGTACCGCCAGTCCGACAACCGCCAGGTCCAGGACCTCGGCTTCGAGCTGGGGTCGAAGGCGAACTTCTCGGAGTTCGAGGCGATCTACGGCTTCGACGGCGAGACGAACATCTCGCACATGCAGAGCGTGATCACCCAGACCGCGGACATCCTCTACCCCCAGCTCGTCGACGAGCCGAAGCCGACCGTCATTCCGGTCGGCCCGGACCAGGACCCGCACGTCCGGCTCACTCGGGACCTCGCGACCCGGGTGCGCTACTTCAAGGTGACCGAGGCGTTCGCCTCCTTCGAGCTCGACGACGACGAGCGTCGGCTGGTCCGGGCCGCCTACGACGCGCTCGCCGCGGAGGCGTCCGATTCCGACGCGGACGTGCGCTGCGAGGACGCCGCCGCGTGGCTGGCCGACTACGAGCCGCCCGAGAGCGACCGCGAGAGCGTCGACCTCGCGGCCGCGAAGTCGACCGCGCTCGACAAGCTCGAAGCCGGCGGGAAGGAGCCCCTCCGGCCGCGCGTGCGGTTCTTTGACCGCAACGCGACCGACGAGGCGTTCGAGGCGCTCATCGAGGCGGTCGACGGCGAGAAGCGCGTGTTCGAGGGCCACGTCGACGCGTTCGACCTCACCCGGAGCGAGGCCGAGTCGGTCGCCCGAGAGGTCGAGATCGACCACGACGGGTTCGGCTTCCGGCAGCCCTCCTCGATCTACCACCGGTTCATGACTGGGCTCACCGGCGGGAAGATGTCCTCGTCGATCCCCGCGAGCCACATCTCCCTGCTCGACGATCCCGAGGACGGCTACGACAAGGTGAAGGCCGCCACAACGGGGGGCCGCGACACCGCCGAGAAGCAGCGCGAACTGGGCGGCGAGGCCGACGAGTGCCCCGTCTACGAGCTGTACGCCTACCTGCTCGCGGGCGACGACGACGAGCTCACCAAGACCGTCTACTCCGAGTGCGTCAACGGCGAGCGCCTCTGTGGCGGCTGTAAGGAGCAGGCCGCCGAGCTGATGCGCGAGTTCCTCGAAGACCATCAGGAGAAGCGCGAGGAGGCCGAGGAACTCCTCGACGACCTCGACATCGACCTCGACTCCGACCGGCGCGGCACCGGCGGCGAACACTGA
- a CDS encoding ABC transporter, giving the protein MGEPTESDPDAAAGRGRAALIEDGVEFDGRDAALLRAVDAAGSVAGAAADLGRSRARALSRIEDLEEAYGTLVERRRGGEGGGGSRLAASGRALLDRYDRLQAVLAATAAVPETVLDGTVTAVDGELAVVDTPVGELSGLHGGGGEADDSGDDRGTVAVGDAVQVRIGADAVTVNDAADAVDPDATSARNRLNGRISAVDPGETVSTLRIAVGAAADSGEADDAEGGSDGVAVAALITAESIDRLGLAPGDPVSIRWKATATRLVPQAE; this is encoded by the coding sequence ATGGGAGAGCCGACCGAATCCGATCCGGACGCGGCGGCGGGTCGCGGCCGCGCCGCGCTCATCGAGGACGGCGTCGAGTTCGACGGTCGGGACGCGGCGCTGCTGCGCGCGGTCGACGCGGCGGGGTCCGTCGCGGGCGCGGCCGCGGACCTCGGACGCTCCCGGGCCCGAGCGCTCTCGCGGATCGAGGACTTAGAGGAGGCCTATGGGACGCTCGTCGAGCGGCGCCGCGGCGGCGAGGGCGGCGGCGGGAGCCGGCTCGCGGCGTCCGGCCGCGCGCTGCTCGACCGCTACGACCGGCTCCAGGCCGTCCTCGCTGCGACCGCGGCGGTGCCGGAGACGGTACTCGACGGCACCGTGACCGCCGTCGACGGAGAGCTCGCGGTCGTCGACACCCCGGTCGGCGAGCTCTCCGGGCTCCACGGTGGAGGCGGTGAGGCCGACGACTCCGGCGACGACCGCGGGACGGTGGCCGTCGGCGACGCGGTCCAGGTCCGGATCGGCGCCGACGCGGTCACGGTCAACGACGCGGCCGACGCGGTCGACCCGGACGCGACGAGCGCGCGGAACCGCCTCAACGGGCGAATCTCCGCCGTCGACCCCGGCGAGACGGTGTCGACGCTTCGGATCGCGGTAGGGGCGGCGGCGGACTCGGGCGAGGCGGACGACGCCGAGGGGGGCTCGGACGGGGTCGCGGTCGCCGCGCTGATCACGGCCGAGAGCATCGATCGGCTCGGCCTCGCTCCCGGCGACCCGGTCTCGATCCGGTGGAAGGCGACCGCGACGCGACTGGTGCCGCAGGCGGAGTGA
- a CDS encoding substrate-binding domain-containing protein: MLIQRRKFVAALGAGAVASTAGCSSTDGGNGDGGDGGSGDGSGGNGTDGGESPEESIGVAGETLTLTTTTSTYDTGLLNEIHTDFEEMYGVTVDAVAQGTGAALETARNGDSDIVMVHARGLEDEFMRNGYGINRRDLMFNDFVIVGPESDPAGIEGMGSATEALTAIAEAQAQFVSRGDNSGTHTKELNLWEAAGTEPGGDWYQETGTGMGEALNIANQQGAYTLSDRGTYISQRSEIDLTILVQGPIEDGPEILANPYGVMAVNPGVHDNANYDLAMAYIGWITSPEVQESISEYQVNGEQLFFPEAVSEDPNFQQYVPEGWSSESDDE, from the coding sequence ATGCTGATACAACGACGGAAGTTCGTGGCGGCGCTGGGCGCCGGAGCGGTCGCGAGTACGGCCGGCTGTTCGTCGACGGACGGCGGCAACGGGGACGGAGGCGACGGGGGGAGCGGCGACGGAAGCGGGGGTAACGGAACCGACGGCGGCGAAAGCCCCGAGGAGTCGATCGGCGTCGCCGGCGAGACGCTGACGCTCACGACGACGACGAGCACGTACGACACCGGGCTCTTAAACGAGATCCACACGGACTTCGAGGAGATGTACGGCGTCACCGTCGACGCCGTCGCGCAGGGGACCGGCGCGGCGTTGGAGACCGCCCGCAACGGCGACTCGGACATCGTGATGGTCCACGCCCGCGGGCTCGAGGACGAGTTCATGCGGAACGGGTACGGGATCAACCGCCGGGACCTGATGTTCAACGACTTCGTGATCGTCGGGCCCGAAAGCGACCCGGCGGGGATCGAGGGGATGGGATCCGCGACGGAGGCGCTGACGGCGATCGCCGAGGCGCAGGCGCAGTTCGTCTCCCGGGGCGACAACTCCGGGACGCACACGAAAGAGCTGAACCTCTGGGAGGCGGCCGGCACCGAGCCCGGCGGCGACTGGTATCAGGAGACCGGTACCGGGATGGGCGAGGCGCTGAACATCGCCAACCAGCAGGGCGCGTACACGCTGTCGGACCGCGGGACCTACATCTCGCAGCGCTCGGAGATCGACCTGACGATCCTCGTTCAGGGGCCGATCGAGGACGGCCCGGAGATCCTCGCGAACCCGTACGGGGTCATGGCGGTGAACCCCGGCGTCCACGACAACGCCAACTACGACCTCGCGATGGCGTACATCGGCTGGATCACCAGCCCGGAGGTCCAGGAGTCCATCTCGGAGTATCAGGTGAACGGCGAGCAGCTGTTCTTCCCCGAGGCCGTCTCCGAGGACCCGAACTTCCAGCAGTACGTTCCGGAGGGTTGGAGTAGCGAGAGCGACGACGAGTAG